In Platichthys flesus chromosome 6, fPlaFle2.1, whole genome shotgun sequence, the genomic stretch taaataaaatacattcaaCAGAATCCGTTGCAGTTATATTCCAGGCTCTAGTGGAGGATAAACACCTTCTGTAGTCGCCTTCGTGGAATAAAGTCCTCAGATCTTtacattatgtatttttttttaaccccgTAGTGACACGTACCGATTATAATAAGATATGGATGGTAGCCTGATTAAGTTAGTTATggaacacacatgcattcatgaAGCTTTACCTAAACATGCAGCAATCTTCTTACCTTGGAGCAGATCCTACATCCTCACTGTTCACAACACCACTTAACTTAGAAAAGGACAAAAAGACAGTTGAGCCTCCACACGCATCCAGCAGCAGAACATCTTCACAACCACACAGTCACTCAACTGAATCACAGATGAGAAGTGCGAGGCTCTTTCATCCGGATGAACTGCGCGCACTTTTTAGTATtttaaacttcttcttcttcctcgtcttcgTTGTCCCGCTGCTGCTCCAGTCAGAGTCGCTTTAATCTCCACATCTCCGTCCCGCCCGGCTCCCTGCTTGTTTGGACTGCATGTCAGGGGATTTGCTAGTGGACAGGTAATTAGTTGGTAAGCGGGTTAACCCAGTGGCAGAGTAGTAATCCACGccgccctcctccctctccttctgccGCCTCTAAACGGAGCCGGCCTGCAGCGCGTTTCCTCTGCGCCTTTTACGCACAGGAGGACGCACTGCGGTGGCGATTGCCAGAGAGACTGGGAAACCGGTTTGCTGCTCATATCAGTTTGGAATTATTCAAAAACAAGTCAAGATTATGATTAAACAAAATTAATCGTTAAAGTAAATCCTGTTTTACACAAACCCTAAAAAACAGCAGAttgtaacagaaaaaaaaaacaaacgatTATCACTTTCAAATCCTCCACAACATCCAATACAACCCTTTTGAACAGACATACCAGCATCCACCGGGTGTGGCATCTCTCTGCGGCCAGGCTGGtcgctgctctctctccctccgtccctccctccctctcttccttcccctcctcctctctcatcccttcatGGGACTGAGGAGTTTCTCTGAGTCCATGGCCTCCTCGGCCCCTCGTTTTATACGCGCACCCAGAGGTTCGTGCAGGGCTCATTTACCTGCTGTCGGTGATTATTAGCCAGATTGCAGGTGGAAAAAGAGGCATCATCCTTTCAGCTGACGTGAAGCCGTCATGGTGCCACAGGACAGGTTTGGGTTACGGCTCTTTTCAAAGTTGACGCTGAAATCCACCCGGTCACCCTTTGTCCTCTCCATACATTATGAAGGAGGTGCAGCCGGCcagcagcctgctgctgctgctgctcgactTACTGTGACACAggactttatttattcaaatataaccTTCTGATATCAATGATTTATAAGTCAGGAAACTCATCCTCACTCGTTTCTATTAGCTATTGGTGGCTTACAGTTGTTCAACCTCTTAATAAGCAGCTCCACTCTGACTCTGTTACAAGTTTATCATCTAAACAACACTTTCAACTATTTACCAGCTAGTTTCTGAATTTCATCCTGATACCAAATATCTATACAATCGTTTTTATCACACTGTTAAATGAATGACTGTATCTCCTAGCTGCTGCAGACATGGACGCTTCATGAACAAATGGGGCCTTGGGCACCCTGCCGTGCACCCCCTGCCGAGGAAAACCTTCTTCTGGAAagaaatattcagattttttgtttccttgttaTGACGTCTCTTTGTAgttctgtcagtgtctctggtcATTTTTTTGTTCCTTATGTTACATTTTTggtctttctttaaaaaatatattttaatgcgGATTTCCCTTGTTCACCTTCTtgtcaaaactaaaaaaacagattaggaaaatgatatataatttaatattattcTCATAAAGGAGCTGGTCCTCCACAGGCACGAGCATAACGAACCTGACGCCAACTGATTAAACTGATGTTGAAACAGGAAACCTGATCAGAAAGAGGCTCGATGGCCACACACCTATGAATATTTCATGAGATCATTATTGTCTGCCTGTGTCTGTCAAAGAGCATCATACTCCAGCATCTCATGTGCCggtgctttttatttattcatcatgattgttttttaaatgtgtccaaTCCATTGCTGTCATGAAAAgtccacttaaaaaaaacaaatagtttcTAGGTTTCAAACCAACTCCAGTAATTTATTTCTTTGAATATTTTACaatgtgaagaaaaaatacTATGGAGGTGAGCACCCACCTTTGTCCACACTTCATTCAAAATGATGATATGTATAgcagcatttttatttattatgactgctgttccatctttttttatatttttcatgtcattAATAACAGGTATCCCACCAGCAATGGCCCTGCTCTATATAAGTGTACCAGTGTAACATTGAGGCAGCATGTACAACACCAGGAACCTGAAgctgaagcagctaaatggaatcaattctttaatttatttattttcactccTTTGCTTTTCCTActgacatgtcaaaatgtctagATCGGCAGAATAATAATGtactttaaaaatgttattatagATGTGGGTCATTAAATTCTTACTAACGTGATTTAATAAGttagtttatgttttatttttatttatttaaaaggtgAAGATGTTTTAAATAGGGCAAAACAGAAATTAATGTTTGTACCTTTGTGTCTGAAAGACAGagctgccatctagtggccagAGAGACAAATGTAACAATCATGACTAACTTCATTTTGTATGTGACTTGTCCCACAACATCCGAGCAAATAAAATTAAACTAGTatatgaatattttttaaagaagatttttaaaatacaaaaaaattaaaggcaAAAACAGTCATTTTCTTAACACAGCTCTTGAGATGTTCTGACACCGCCTCATAAACAGAAAAGTAACATCGACAGttcaggtttatttttttcttgttttatttctttctccaaGTTACAAGGGAAgcacatttattaattttttgcctttaaaaaaaaggggggatgTCTTGACTTGTGTCTTGGACATCGGgcttaaaagacaaaaataaaaacattcaaagaAATTATAGGCATCAGATATATGTCTcattaataaaaatacataatacaCTGATGAATCCAGATGATGACAAACAAGGCTGGACAGTGGATTGTTCTTGTGACAACTGACTGTGTATCATGTCGTCCTACGACTTACACCAACATATATTTGGTTACCGAGGCTAATTCCAGCCAGTTTAACTatttaacaaatacattttaatgccaTGTCGAAAACTGTGACATGCTGGTTTTAGTAACCTATCTTATTCTCAAATGAAGGTAAATCCTCTTGCAAGACACCGTGGAAGAGATCCtgatatcatttaaaaagaaaataaagggattattattattattattaattcaaGTTTGACTATAATCCTATTTTTCtccaaagagaaagaaatagcCCATTTTGATGGTGATGAAGTAAGATACTAActtacagatgtttttcttaCAGATACAACAAAGTCTACAAACAGGTCTGAGGTGCATTGAGTGCACGCTGCAAACACATATCAGGATTGGAGCCTGCAAAACACACAGGCCAGTGCACCACCAGGAAATTCAACAGTAAACTGTCACTTCTCTGTTAGCACCTCCTCCGCACAactgctgacagacacatgAACCTTTCGGGGTTAAATCAGGACCAAAGCAAAGAATCTGAAGAAGAACAAACCTGTGCTCTGAGTTTGAACTCATCGGAGATGGCCATGCAGGAGTTTGACACTTCGAAAACACTATTAATTTCACCATAAACACTTTATTTTCAATCCAGCCTGAGGAGGAATTCCTATGTGTTCTGCTTTTTTCGgggagaaatatatatataaaaaaattaggGCTTGAAgattaattataattttgtCCCGGCATCTTGGAAAACAACAGGCCATCAAACAGCACGACAAAAGGAAATGAGACAGCGTTGAGTGGTTGAAACAAAGAGCACTTCTGTCTCACAACGTAAATCTTCTTCCATGGACAGATTTGCATAAGAAAGGGGGTGCAGGGGTGCAACACGTCTTTGGAGGATTTGATTCAACAAAGAGTCCCACAGACAAAGATGTATTAATTCTCCTCATCTTTACAGGACAAAGTCTTCAAACTAGTGGGTAACATTAAGTATTAAACCATACATTATGATAGAATTCACCACCCGCAAAAAAACCTAACTATCCCTACGCAAGTCAAACACCTATTATAGTTCAACACAAGCAATAGGCAAATTTTAAGAAGTTCAACAATTCCACAAGGATCTGGGTAATCCCCCCGACAAACCCCGCCCGGCTCACAACAGACGCAGGACTCCTCTTCATTTCTACAGCGTTACAGCTCCACAAAGCCCTACACAAACTTCACTTCTGTGTCATGCCACAATATACAAAGATActcagagaatgacaaacactttcCTAAaacggagagaaggaggaggaggaagaagaggagcaggaggaggaggggaagggtgTTGGAAACAAGAGGGATCAGGATCGTGAACCTTGTCCTCCACTTCTCTTGAGAAATCAGTGGTCAGTGTGACAGGGGTTATCAAAACGCCTTGATTCTTCCTGGatcacatgcacatacacacacccgcTGGCGTTTTCTGGTTGATGCATCAGTTGTTTGAcggtgtgtgtgatgtgtcagGAGAGAGGGCAGTCGTGTCAGAGAGGGCGTCTGCAGCCACACCGTCCTGTGGCCCTCTGGTCCTCAGCTCCTCGAGGGTGATGATTGTATGGGAAGCTCCTCTGGGCTGTAGCGGCGAAAAATGAAAGGGGAAGGTGGGGGGCGATTCCATGCTCTTCTGAGTCTTGGGCCTGACTAGAAATAATGGATCGTGATCTTGCAGACGTCTGTGAGCGAGTTGAATGAAATGTTGActaaaaactacacaaaaagaaaaaagagagcgTGTTACAACAGAAAAGCTGATGAGCTGCAGGTTGTGGATCTAAAGAGGAAACCCAGTGTAAACAGTCTAGTTGTGTTTCGATGACAGTCCTGCTCCCCGTGCTGGTCTCACTGCTCAGTGCGAACTCCGCCAAGCAGTGTCAAAGCCCCTGACTGAAGCCGCTGAGGATGATGGGATTGAATGACGAGCTCCTCTCTGATCTGTCGGTGTGAAGGAGGGGGCCAGCGGTCGTGAACTCCTAAGTAAGGGTTAATATTCAGCGATATTATACTGCAAATCCTCGTGTAGCAATAAAAAtcgtttgtgttgttgtaaaaaattgtcttaaatatgaatatagtaCTGAGTTTTTCTGCTCTTTAGGAAATAATAGTCTGTTGTGAGGTGAAGTGGGGCAGGATCTTCCTCCCCTTCACTACAACTCCATGTCCTGAGCCTCGTCCTCCGAAAAGTCTGACATGGAGCTCTCGGAGGAAGAgttgccctctctctcctcctgctcctttaGAGCCTCCTCGGTGGCGTACTTCTGGATGTACTCTGAAAGAGAAACACGACGAGGTAGAGACATGCCTGACCATGGGATGTTCACAGTAACTTAGCAACAACAGAGCGGCTTCTTATACTTTCACAGAGTGTCAGGTGATTTCAGGTAGACCTCAACAGATTACAATTGTGTCAAACATATCACTCTGTGGTTGATTTCCTTTCAGCTTGAATTGCTACAGTGCCTCCTTGCAAATTCAAAGCTGCATTCTAGGACTGCAAGAAATctaaaatgaatatttgaatgaaaaacagtACCACTGAACACTGTATTATTTTTACTTCAAcagtattttgactttttaataatTCGAAACTTATGTGCTACCTTTAATCTTGTGTTTATAATCCTCTGGCCGGTGCAGGTACATGGCGGCCGCATCTCCGTTCAGAGGATCGATGGGGTTGGGGTAGGCAAGCAGCTGAGGGAGGAACGACTCGAAGATGTTGGTGAGGTCTGGTGGATGTGGGGAGAAAGATTAGTCAgtacacaacaaataaaataaagccaCACAAGTTACAACAAGCTGGACTTGCTTTCATTATGTAACCGATTCATCCTCTTGTATTTACAGCTACATCTTCATCCACTAAAACAAACATTGGAAAAAACTATTCTGACACATTATGGTTGTGGTTTGAAATATTAAAGGAGACAAAGGAAGCTGATGTTCAGGTTCATATTTCTATTTAGGTTGTTACTTGAACCTGTCTGATTAAgcctgctgtgattggtcaacagctTCCAGCTCATGTCAGAAATGTCCGACTCCGCTCTCACTTTGCCAGTTTTTTTTGGGTTCTCCTTTAATACCAATGAAACCCTCTCTGAAAGTTGTATCAGTATTATGTTGGTAACAAAGTGAGTGTGTTCACTACATCGTGTTCAGAGTCCTCTCAGCCTCAGAACCTTCTTATCTGTCACTATGACCTCAATACAAGAGGCAGCTATCACTCAAGTGTAAGCCGATTAAACCAAGATGCTCTGCCTGCAGCTCTACCGTCGACGTGCATGCTGCTCGCCTGGTGTTGATTTATTGGCCATTACTGTTTAACCGAGTGACTGGCATGACTACATAAGGCTGTGCTGCGATGAGAGCAGTGACTGTTACCCACCGTAGAGAGCTGTCCAGGTCTGGTTAATGACGTCTAAACACACCGTGCCTGACCTGAAAGACGACAAAACACAACACCGTGACTCATACAAAATAAGAGCCTCACAGAGGTTGTCAAAGCAAAGGAAGGTGCAGAGTTTGGTGTGAGTCAACGAAACCAAACAGCTGAATATCATCGACAGCGACAATAAAGAAGAGCTACAGAAGAATTAATAAAGAATAATAGTTTGACTTACGCTTCATCAATGTTGGGATGGAAGATTTTATTCATGAATCCTGGGAAAGAAAGCTTTAATTATGACGTTGTCCTCGGTTTAACAGAACTAACAGTACACTTAACGATAGCAAAGTTATATCACTCATCAAGGTTCGGCACAACAGTTGATTCTTGATGATTATTTCATACCTATAGATGGAGATTTGAAGGGGTATTTATCCGGCAGGTCCACCCGAACTTTCCACACACCTTCTTCATATGCCGCTGGAAAAAAGTGAGATTGATCAAAAATATTCTCCAAACTAACACAGTACTAAAATAGCATTGTCCATGTTGTTGAAGGAATATACAGTATGGCAttttggaaaacacatttattagcTTTATTGAGAAGGGTTAGATAAGAGGACTGATATTTCACAGGTGAAAATGTGGTAAGTTGGAGGCGGCTCTTACTTCCAGGTGGTCCATGGAACTTGACCACAAACTCGTTGAGTCCACTGAGGATGGTGACCTCGTGCTTGCTCTCAATGCTGAACATGTGGTTTAGGAAAAGGAGCACCCaaacagcaaaaacacatttctaacaAAACATAGCTGTGTCTATGTTCCATTGTGCCTACATTTCAGATTCTCAGCCTGTGTGAACTTGTCTGGGGCAGAAGTAAAACGTAGGATCAATAACATGAGTAGGTGAGATCAATTATGCAGTGGCCACTCTCAGACAACAAACAACCGCTCTCCTTGGCAACAAAACAACTTCACAATGAGTCAATAAGGAGGAACGTAGATCTAAAGGAAGACTAGAAACTTTTCCACTGCACAGTACATAATAATCACACATTCATTCCATATTATAAAAGGTACTAACATTAGAAGAGGTTCTATCAACAACCAAACATTGAGATGCTGTGTGCATTGAGCCTTAAACCTGTGGACTGATGTAAACTTTCATGTTTCCAGGCCGATGACAGATTGAGAAGATGTGACTTGGGCGGGAGGATGTGTCATAATTGCAGCGTGTGGCGACAGCAGGAGACGCGAAACTGAGTTAACTGTCTGAATGCAACACGGAAAGTCAGTCAACGGCCATGACACTGACTCAATGAGGCATGGAAATTTAAAACAACCGACGGAACTGTTACACCCTGTTTCATCATCCATAAATCCCTTTTCCATCTCCATCCCAACAATCTGAGCAAGGTAATGCTATAATGTCAGTTTAGCTGACACAAGATAATACAAATTTTACAGAAGGTTTCAAGATCTCAGTcaccaaaaagaaaatgtcatgcAAACCCCTAACCGAGGAGAAAAGGTTGCTCTGAATGGCTCTTACAAATAAACATCTTATAGATTCAGGCCTGTGCAGTAGAAAAggccatctctctctttcctacCTTCCCCCGAGGGTTATCCATAGAAACCAGGCATATGCTCACTCAAGAGTAAAGTAAGTACACAAGGGAAAAGCTTTATTTGGACTAAGGCTCTCAGAGCACTGACTTCTCATGACATTGTGCTTCTTGGCTCTCTGTCCATTTATGCAatccaaaaaatgtaatgtcctcACCTGCAGTAAACCATGTGGCAGTAAATCTGGTTCAGCCTGATGTACATGTGTTGGACTAACAGTGATGTTTGGCAGGATGGTGACATACTGTAGCTGTGGCAAGATGCCTGAATCAGCTGGTCTAATCCAACACATGTGATTTAAAGCCACAACATGAGACTACtctatatatacaatatattctGTTGAACACAAGATTTGGAAACTGTTGGAGTAAGATCCACAAATGTAAGAACTGcaggaggaaatgtgtttttccttagTGACTCCTGATGTCTATTCATAGATCtctcattcatatttcataatCACATCgacgaaaaacaaaaacacttacTGTAATCTGACTTTCtcctttgtttgtgtcctttttAATGACAAGACTGTATGCTCATTACCACACCTTTTATAAATCTACTTTAAatgacatgcacacaaaaaaacatgtacCAATTTACCTGAACATTTAATCTGCCTGAACTTAGACAGGAGGAAGTgttaaaatatcaaattaataCGAGTAAATCCTTGAATCAGCTCCTTTGTATTATTAGGTcaatttgtctgttttcaaaCCGATTGTGCTCAACTCTTCAAAAATACTTAAACTTGAAATTCTTAAACATCAGTAATACTCTATTGACAGAGGACACAAGCTTTACTGGATATCTATGTTGTCAGAGCtgcaacaaaatatatatatatcaatatactTCTGATTAATCAATTGAACGTTGAGTTTATAAATTGTGAGAAAGCAATCCAGGCCCAGGCCAGGGGGGGGACGTCTTCAAATTGCGTTTTCTGTCTGATAAGCAGCTCCAGATGACTAAACTTTAATTAAAAGCcgaaaacaacatttcacaaaCTGGTACGACATGGAATGAGCGAAACTATTATCGGTACAATATAAAACTTCCGCGGACTAAATCAACTAATCGTCCAATTGTGTTTAATGACCCTGGAAAACAACACGCCCTGTCCCCGAACCTCACGCTCCCTGCCCCCGTGCGTGTGCCCCGGACAGCACGCTTGTTGTTCCGCGATCAGCTGTGtgaagccccgccccctgccatGTTCCGGATGGTAACAGgccgaccaatcagagagcagcatCTCGCTgcaggacaaaaacaaaacaatgcagctCACGCTGTCATTAAAGCGTTCGAGCAAACTTGGGTGCAAACTGCGAATAACGAGAAGCGACACAACGATACACACACGACACGACAAAACCAGTCAGCTGCCAATATTTTAAGACGCAATGTCGTCGGAAATCCAGTCCGAAAGAGAGCGatgttaatgaaaataaatatatttaaaaaaggacaaCGTATCATTGGCCTTTTTCCCATCTCGCCTTTCGACAGCTCAAATCAACAATATCTTAAgaagaatttatttttttactgtaaaacaTGTTGTAGACACGCAAACCGTGACTTATTCAGCAAAAAACACGACGTGTATCCTGTTTTCAGTCCCTTTGTACCATCCTGGTATTTAGGCCTCAATCTCTAACAAAGCACAAAGTATCAAAGTCCGTTTATATAATGGTATTAAAAGTTGTTATGTCTATACTCGATCATTTGTCAAAGATCGTCTCTGTTACGCTCCAACGACCTTATTTGTTCGCTCGGTGATTAGCATGCTACACAGCTAGCTTCGCATGCGTTAATGgtgctgaaaacacaaatacgcGGACGTGTCTTTCCAAACGAGTGCTTCCAAAATATAAAGAAGCCTTCGACCATCCCTCGCGTTGTGTTGTCAGTCCGATGGAAGCGCATTTTTACGGCCAACGGGCAATCGCATCGCTCCCCCCGAGCTAAAGCTAGCAACGGCCAACAGCTAACACAAGAGTTCGCGCAGCCTAGTTAACGTAGCAGCAGATTCCACTGGTGATAACAATTGGATGCtagcaagaagaaaaaaacacataagtAATGTATTAGCATGCTATCGTTGGCTAACTGGCAAGTAACGCCACACGAACAGCAGTTGACGTGTAGCTCCCTTTGGCCATTCGGCTAACTTGGGCGAGCTAACGTTCCAGCTGTCCCTGTACATCACGGGGTTGAGAGCGTTAGACACTTTTTCACAAGATTGACTAATCTCTCCcaggcaggaaacacacaatatACATCACGACAACATCCAACACGGAGAAACTGAGCGTTAACCCCCACCAGCGCAATGACACTGGCCATAAAAACAAGACGAGCCTGTTAGCTCGGATTATTTCGGCTTGTTTATTTTCAGGGAAGGATACAGTTTCACCACGTCGGTATCCATTCGCCTCTTGCCCGGACTTGGAGAcgacatgttgttttttctgttgttgtttaaagAAGTGATCTAAAAAATACTGCGACTCTCAGCGTGGACGGACCGTATCAGCAGCCTCCCCGCAACGTCCATAAACAAGACACCATCGCCCactttcttctgctcctcacaCCGTGGATCTCCAAGGGCTCGTGTGCGCTGCTCTCTACCCACACTTCTCGCGTCCTGTCCGGGggactctgctgctgccagtGACATCAACCTCCAGCGACGGGAGGAGGGAGGGCCCAGGTGCAGAAGCACGCGTCACAGAACTCGACCGCTGCTCCGTTTCGGGCGTATTCGTCAACGCGAACACCACCGCTGTGCTCAATCCTGCGGGGATTCACGTTTTAAACACGAACGTTTCCTCTGGGTCATTTTTTTTAGGAAGAAGCTCAGCATAGAAGGCTCAACGGCGAGGGTGTGCTTTTCTATCACGCACGGATCTATGGTGAAATGAGCTTATTTAAAAATTCAATAACAAGCACACAAGGCCAAAGTTATGTTTTTCTCTCAGTGACTCTGTGTCCACCAATGATATGAATCAGTATATGAATATAAACAGTcttaatagataaataaaagttgtaccattaataaattaaagggaaaattattgaaatgaacTGAAGCCAAATTTCAGTCATTACGTACCAATCCATGCAGTCAAAATATCTGGAAAGCTGTAGATGTACTGTGATTGTTGTTCAATTGCCTcatattttgtttcattatatTCACATTCTATTGTCTACTCTGTACATATGACATACTattacttttctgtttgtcaAGGCGGGATACCTCTTTTATTGACATATTGTAAAGCCCATTGGGAACGTTTTGATCTTCGACTGGAAGAAATGGTATAATAATCAACATTGAGAACAAAAGTAAAGTATGCTTGTCAATCCATTGTTTTCAGACAGAGCATAAGTCACTAAAGATCATCTCACACTTCTGTTTCCATGTCTGGTAAAGTCAACTTGTCTGAGACCTGAGATAATGCTGGTCATCACATGACCTCTTGATTTCTCATAAAACATCAAGGAGTAATGTACCAACACCTTTTGTTATACTGAAGCAGTGGTGTGATTCATCTCAAACTCAGGttctgcagccacacagagTCGAGATGAGAGTCGTGGATAtgactaaaaaaaaatgtcacatgacAAATGTAACTGTAAAAAAGGTGGACACGATACAAAACCTTGGCTTGATATGTATAAAGTGTTTTCTGCCTGGAATCACTACATATTAAAGCAAATGCCGAATTGTTAATTGTCTGAGTTGTCAGACCTTCATGCTGTAGTTTAGTCTGTAGATCTTCATGTTAGCATGGTCAGTGCTGCTGGCTGTGTAGTGGTGTCACCATTGATGGTGTCTGAGCACCACACCACTCATCTCAATCCAGTTTGACAATTTAAAGGTCTCGCTCCAAACGTGGAACACTGAAGACCTCAGACAAGTTCAACATGTTACCATACTTCAAAGGAATCCTCATACAAACTTAAGTTGTAATCAGTCAAGATtgcttgtgtatttgtgtacgtTAAGGTAAATACGTGTGCTTGAGGCCGATCTCAGCAGTATCTCAACGCTGTAATATGAGATGCAGGGACTCCTGCTAGAGATTCATCCTTCCACAGACACCACCAGAAATATTTAagatattttaaagaaagtcaaaacaaagacaacaccGGGCTTAATGAACTGAAAACAACTGCTCACAATACAGAAAGAATCTATCCCCACCAAATTGCTTTGTTTCTACCTAATATATTTCTCATTGATCAACTTTGTTCTACAACCATTAACATATCTAGAAGCTATGTAGTACTTTCATATATGTATCTGTAAATCTTGATTTGtgatgtgtctttttttctaaaAGAGAGATTTCATGTTTGCAAGTTGACACAAACCATCAAACTGAACTATGTTTAGCTCGTTTTACATGGAAGATTAAAATAAGCTTCGCCAACATGATTTGTAGCAGAACCACTGGGTTATCAGCTGTAATCTTCTAACCATTGAACAAACAGTGACTTTGAATCCCCCAATCACTCAAGTCAATGAAGAAGTCACTTGGATGAGATTGTATAAAGTGCTGACCTCCAGAGATCCATGAGTAGATCACTGGATGGAACAAAAAGTTGACGACTCATCACTCTGTCCATCTCATTACCGCAGCTGCAGCTCATGGTTCAGGATTTTCTTACTGACTGACAGCGATTAGGAGAAGAAGTCAGTGCTGGACATGTCACAGTCTACTGAGCGACTGTCTGTGTGAAGTAAGGATATGTTTCCTGAGTGACTGAGATTCTTGTAACCTATGTAAACCTCGAGTGAACCTGCTGATGTGAAGCTGTAATGCAGTAAATGTATGAAGGAACATCGTGTACCCTGTGAAACATGAGGTACTTCTGGCTGAATGATTGGTGCACTGCTATCTGAACAGACACAGTTTGCAAAGAGTTATTTTACTTTGGCAACCTCAGGGTCTGGACAGGCACAGAGGGCCTTAAATGTTAAACATTAACACGAGTGCAtgcacacagtaacacacaggcTGCGCAGTGTTAAAGTGTCATGTTAAACATTTGAATTGGAGGCAAACAACACAgataagacaaagaaaagatcaTGTTTGATCATTAATATTACCACTGAGAAGAGTCTGGACTATCTGAGATGAGTCTGGACTAACTTTTATTTCCCC encodes the following:
- the LOC133954985 gene encoding ubiquitin-conjugating enzyme E2 H-like, whose amino-acid sequence is MSSPSPGKRRMDTDVVKLIESKHEVTILSGLNEFVVKFHGPPGTAYEEGVWKVRVDLPDKYPFKSPSIGFMNKIFHPNIDEASGTVCLDVINQTWTALYDLTNIFESFLPQLLAYPNPIDPLNGDAAAMYLHRPEDYKHKIKEYIQKYATEEALKEQEEREGNSSSESSMSDFSEDEAQDMEL